One Erpetoichthys calabaricus chromosome 8, fErpCal1.3, whole genome shotgun sequence DNA segment encodes these proteins:
- the LOC114655971 gene encoding ADP-ribosylation factor-like protein 4C produces MGNSLSNMSAFQSLHIVMLGLDSAGKTTVLYRLKFNEFVNTVPTIGFNTERIKLSNGAAKGISCHFWDVGGQEKLRPLWKSYSRCTDGIIYVVDSVDVDRLEEAKTELHKVTKFAENQGTPLLVIANKQDLPRSLPVADIEKHLALHELSPSTSYHVQPACAIIGEGLTEGMDKLYEMIVKRRKSLKQKKKQQSQPPPQRSYCDRGAEDFSRNELSE; encoded by the exons atgggCAACAGTCTATCGAACATGTCCGCTTTTCAGTCCTTGCACATTGTAATGTTGGGTTTGGACTCAGCCGGCAAAACCACTGTGTTGTACAGACTAAAATTCAACGAGTTTGTGAACACCGTGCCAACGATCGGCTTCAATACCGAACGAATCAAACTGAGTAACGGGGCCGCGAAGGGCATCAGCTGCCATTTCTGGGATGTTGGGGGACAGGAGAAGCTGCGGCCGCTCTGGAAATCCTACAGCCGCTGCACGGACGGCATTATATACGTGGTGGACTCCGTAGACGTGGACAGACTGGAGGAGGCGAAAACGGAGCTCCATAAAGTCACCAAATTTGCCGAGAATCAAGGGACCCCGCTGCTAGTAATCGCAAATAAGCAGGACTTGCCCAGATCCCTGCCTGTTGCGGACATTGAAAAACACCTTGCGCTCCACGAGCTCTCCCCCTCCACCAGCTACCACGTTCAACCGGCTTGTGCCATCATAGGCGAGGGGCTAACCGAAGGCATGGACAAGCTATACGAGATGATCGTGAAACGAAGAAAATCgctgaagcagaagaagaagcagcagtcACAGCCGCCACCGCAGCG ttcataCTGCGATCGAGGTGCTGAGGATTTCAGTCGCAATGAACTTTCTGAATGA